The Rhizoctonia solani chromosome 4, complete sequence genome contains a region encoding:
- a CDS encoding Enoyl-(Acyl carrier protein) reductase — protein sequence MWPLSHSPSVYAPQSGHVPSVDCIYKSAVGIAHHAYLIFASATTMSTESTPATAKTPSAPSFQLFSLVGQTAIVTGGTRGIGAACAIALAEAGADICLIQRDESNTTTRDAIRALGRRADIAVCDLSDLEAVKTVFDRALELMGGQIHIMVNCGGIQRRAPAVEFPESYWDEVINVNLKAVWLLSQAAGRHMVPKGRGKIINFGSLMCYQGGITVPAYAAAKGGLGQLTKALSNEWSKHNVQVNAICPGYIATDMNEKLLADPNRLRQISERIPAGRWGEPKDFAGPTVFLASSASLYVSGELLVVDGGWMGRREGILKGFDMRKTTILSLTGVAAAASISLPAIPASPLSTASQILDRRLASFSIEFSLVERTGTWAGYRPGGITVDSSIFDPNAPALDLV from the exons ATGTGGCCATTGAGCCACAGTCCGTCGGTATATGCGCCCCAGTCGGGACATGTGCCGTCGGTTGATTGCATATATAAATCCGCCGTTGGTATTGCACATCACGCATACCTCATCTTTGCTTCTGCCACCACGATGTCCACTGAATCGACACCCGCGACGGCCAAAACTCCGTCGGCTCCCTCTTTTCAGTTGTTTTCACTAGTTGGACAGACAGCTATTGTTACAGGTGGCACACGGG GTATCGGTGCTGCATGTGCGATCGCTCTCGCCGAAGCAG GCGCAGATATATGCCTCATTCAACGCGACGAGTCTAACACTACTACACGTGATGCTATTCGGGCCCTAGGTCGACGTGCCGATATTGCCGTCTGTGATCTCTCAGACCTCGAGGCTGTCAAGACCGTCTTCGATCGCGCCCTTGAACTCATGGGTGGTCAGATCCACATCATGGTTAACTGCGGGGGGATTCAACGCCGTGCGCCGGCTGTGGAGTTTCCCGAATCATATTGGGATGAG GTGATCAATGTGAACCTCAAAGCAGTATGGCTCTTATCGCAGGCAGCTGGGAGACACATGGTTCCGAAAGGACGAGGGAAGATTATCAACTTTGGGTCACTAATGTGCTATCAG GGTGGGATCACCGTCCCGGCATACGCGGCTGCCAAAGGTGGTCTAGGACAACTTACGAAGGCACTTAGCAACGAATGGAGTAAACATAATGTGCAAGTGAATGCGATATGCCCCGGGTACATTGCTACAGATAT GAACGAGAAGTTGCTAGCCGATCCTAACCGCCTTCGTCAAATCTCAGAGCGAATTCCCGCAGGGCGTTGGGGAGAACCCAAAGATTTTGCAGGACCAACAGTATTTCTTGCGAGCTCGGCAAGTTTATACGTTTCTGGCGAGCTCCTGGTTGTTGATGGC GGTTGGATGGGTCG GCGCGAGGGAATCCTGAAGGGTTTCGACATGAGAAAAACGACGATATTATCACTCACTGGTGTCGCAGCGGCAGCCAGTATCAGCCTTCCTGCAATCCCGGCTTCTCCACTGTCAACTGCATCTCAAATCCTCGATCGTCGACTGGCTTCATTTTCGATCGAATTTTC GTTGGTCGAGCGTACCGGGACTTGGGCCGGATATCGCCCCGGAGGTATTACCGTAGATAGTTCGATATTTGACCCAAATGCTCCGGCACTCGATCTAGTCTAA
- a CDS encoding Zinc-binding dehydrogenase produces MSPSVITLEPACVLYGAKDMRVEQRTIKAPKEGEAQVQVVATGLCGSDLHYYVHGRNGDFVLQSPLVLGHEAAGIVTAVGYGVTSVKVGQRVAIEAGVYCKECSSAKTFPHLDGTLQGRMNHPADLLHPLPDGCTFEQGALAEPLSVVLHANRRAQLRAGQSVLVLGAGAVGLLACALAKAAGASRVTAIDIDQGRLDFARSIGFATDVYPLSRGERPRTSEEGLKKAKQTAIDALDDLAEPEGYDVVFECTGVESCIQMGIFMARAGGKLSLVGMGTPNPTIPLSAAALREVDIIGVFRYANTYPEALELLGSGKLVGVEHMVTQRFPLEEAGKAFELLMQGKDKNGGLVVKVMVGTGEQ; encoded by the exons ATGTCTCCTTCTGTTATCACTCTCGAACCTGCTTGCGTCCTATATGGCGCCAAGGACATGCGCGTCGAGCAGCGTACTATTAAAGCTCCTAAGGAGGGCGAGGCTCAGGTTCAAGTTGTTGCAACTGGTCTTTGCGGCAGCGATT TACACTACTATGTCCACGGCCGTAACGGTGACTTCGTGCTCCAGAGCCCCCTTGTGCTTGGCCACGAAGCGGCTGGTATTGTCACCGCGGTCGGCTATGGTGTTACATCGGTCAAAGTCGGCCAACGAGTCGCCATTGAGGCCGGTGTTTATTGTAAAGAGTGCAG CAGCGCCAAAACTTTCCCTCACCTTGACGGCACACTCCAGGGACGAATGAACCACCCAGCAGATCTGCTCCACCC GCTCCCTGACGGTTGCACATTTGAGCAAGGTGCATTGGCCGAGCCACTCTCCGTCGTGCTGCACGCCAACCGACGGGCTCAGCTCCGTGCCGGCCAATCGGTCCTTGTACTCGGAGCCGGTGCTGTTGGGCTCTTGGCTTGTGCGCTAGCTAAAGCCGCTGGCGCCTCACGAGTGACTGCTATCGACATTGACCAAGGCCGCCTCGACTTTGCCCGCTCTATTGGATTTGCTACGGACGTCTACCCCCTTTCCAGAGGAGAGCGCCCACGCACATCAGAAGAGGGTCTGAAAAAAGCAAAGCAAACTGCGATTGACGCCCTTGATGACCTCGCCGAGCCCGAAGGCTATGACGTTGTTTTTGAGTGCACCGGCGTTGAGAGCTGCATCCAAATGGGCATCTTT ATGGCCCGAGCCGGTGGAAAGCTTTCGTTAGTTGGTATGGGTACGCCCAATCCGACGATCCCTCTCTCTGCCGCGGCGCTGCGCGAGGTTGATATCATCGGGGTCTTCCGATACGCCAATACCTACCCTGAGGCTCTCGAGCTCCTTGGTAGTGGCAAGCTCGTGGGAGTAGAGCACATGGTCACACAGAGGTTCCCCCTCGAAGAGGCCGGCAAGGCATTTGAGCTCCTCATGCAAGGAAAAGATAAAAACGGCGGACTTGTTGTCAAAGTTATGGTTGGTACCGGCGAGCAATAA
- a CDS encoding oxidoreductase family, NAD-binding rossmann fold protein: MSKTSGIYTLRWGIVATGNMAKQFVEDLLLDPSTRGVNDIRHVVHAVSSSSGVGRANQFIKSVIGESSTAVAYDSVAELVNDPEVDVVYIASITSAHYTNVKTCLEAKKPVLCEKSFTINAAQTAALISLSKNNTTFLAEALWTRYFPITSHIHSLLHVQHVLGKIYRVTSDLSLDFAANLPKHGIRDPLVGGGALLAIGVYPLTWVMLALYEGGKERELPEVVAQMVMQEVDEAKGVHEVADEQTNASLVFKKSRATAGQLTIPWSPHRPESYTLEIYKTKASPASTETKEFPIPGKGLFFQADAVARALREGKIEADEYRLEDSLALMQVLDEVRKQGGLKYRPELEAY; the protein is encoded by the exons ATGTCGAAAACCAGTGGAATATATACTCTCCGCTGGGGGATCGTCGCAACC GGGAACATGGCAAAACAGTTCGTCGAGGACCTTTTGCTTGACCCTTCAACTCGAGGTGTAAACGACATCAGACACGTCGTGCATGCCGTATCGTCAAGCTCTGGTGTAGGGAGGGCGAATCAGTTTATTAAAAGTGTCATCGGAG AGAGTTCGACGGCGGTAGCATATGATTCCGTTGCAGAACTCGTGAATGATCCTGAAGTGGATGTAGTTTATATTGCAAGTATTACTTCTGCACACTATACAAACGTCAAAACATGCCTGGAGGCAAAGAAGCCAGTCCTCTGCGAG AAATCAT TCACCATAAACGCTGCACAAACTGCTGCCTTAATATCGCTATCTAAAAATAATACCACCTTCCTGGCTGAAGCCCTCTGGACACGATACTTCCCAATCACATCTCACATCCATTCACTCTTGCATGTGCAGCATGTCTTGGGAAAGATCTATCGCGTTACTTCAGATCTTTCACTCGACTTTGCCGCCAACCTACCCAAACATGGTATCAGAGACCCTCTCGTGGGTGGAGGCGCTCTATTGGCGATTGGAGTGTACCCACTTACATGGGTTATGCTGGCCTTGTATGAGGGAGGAAAAGAAAGGGAGTTGCCCGAGGTAGTGGCACAGATGGTCATGCAGGAAGTCGACGAGGCGAAGGGTGTACATGAAGTCGCAGATGAACAAACAAACGCAAGCTTGGTCTTTAAGAAGTCCAGAGCAACTGCT GGACAATTGACGATACCTTGGTCACCTCACCGACCCGAATCATACACACTCGAAATCTACAAAACAAAGGCAAGCCCCGCATCGACAGAGACAAAAGAGTTCCCCATTCCCGGTAAAGGCCTGTTCTTCCAAGCAGATGCGGTAGCCCGTGCGCTGCGCGAGGGAAAAATCGAAGCCGACGAGTACAGGCTCGAGGACAGCTTAGCACTCATGCAAGTCCTCGACGAGGTAAGGAAGCAAGGCGGACTCAAATACCGACCAGAGCTGGAAGCATATTGA
- a CDS encoding histidine phosphatase family containing protein, which yields MSTKRPTPRVFLIRHGETEWSLNGRHTGRTDIPLTDRGVSQISSRAGKAIGPGKLIDPAHIEYAFISPRQRASKTFELLFASTPDGPPAHELTEECREWDYGEYEGLKPAEIQEVKPGFLIWRDGCPSGESPEEITARIDGVIEKVRTIHKKYFEEGIGKRDVVIVAHGPFSARSWPWFWTKDSD from the exons ATGTCTACGAAACGCCCTACTCCCCGTGTATTTCTCATAAGACAT GGCGAAACGGAATGGTCGCTGAACGGAAGACAT ACTGGACGTACAGATATTCCTCTCACAGACAGAGGTGTGTCTCAAATCAGTAGCCGAGCCGGCAAGGCGATCGGACCGGGCA AACTCATTGATCCAGCCCATATCGAATACGCATTCATTTCTCCGCGCCAACGCGCCTCAAAGACATTTGAGCTCTTATTTGCTAGTACGCCCGACGGACCTCCAGCCCACGAATTAACCGAGGAGTGCCGAGAATGGGACTACGGCGAGTACGAGGGACTGAAGCCGGCCGAGATCCAGGAAGTCAAGCCTGGGTTCTTGATTTGGCGTGATGG GTGTCCAAGCGGCGAGTCTCCTGAGGAAATAACTGCGCGGATTGACGGT GTTATCGAGAAGGTCCGTACCATACATAAGAAATACTTTGAGGAGGGTATCGGAAAGCGAGACGTGGTTATTGTCGCTCATGGTCCGTTCTCGGCTCGCAGTTGGCCATGGTTTTGGACAAAGGATTCTGACTAA
- a CDS encoding Ras-related protein Rab-5B has protein sequence MADVTESAGANDKPIQVKLVLLGESAVGKSSIVMRFVNDEFQANKEPTIGAAFLTQKCRLEDRVLRYEIWDTAGQERFHSLAPMYYRNAQAAVVVYDVTKEATLEKAKTWVKELQRQASPNIVIALAGNKVDLVAPAVPTTPVTPATGDDEDEADDATATPGEGTGESENLRKVPKDEAQAYATEAGLLFFETSAKTGEGIAEIFTEIAKKIPIEHILSSRGQGGANRGTAGQRSDGVQLGQDVAKGKDACNC, from the exons ATGGCCGACGTTACAGAATCTGCGGGTGCCAACGACAAGCCGATCCAGGTTAAACTTGTGTTGCTTG GCGAGTCTGCTGTTGGCAAATCGTCGATAGTCATGCGATTC GTCAATGACGAGTTCCAGGCTAACAAAGAACCGACGATTGGAGCCGCTTTTCTCACCCAAAAGTGCAGACTCGAGGATCGTGTATTGCGATACGAAATTTGGGACACTGCCGGCCAGGAGCGCTTCCATTCACTCGCCCCTATGTATTACCGTAACGCGCAGGCTGCGGTCGTAGTCTATGATGTGACCAAGGAGGCTACGCTTGAAAAGGCAAAGACCTGGGTCAAGGAATTGCAAAGacaggccagtcccaacatcGTCATTGCTCTTGCTGGCAACAAAGTCGACCTTGTAGCACCCGCAGTCCCCACCACCCCTGTCACCCCTGCAACAggagatgatgaagatgaggCGGACGATGCCACTGCTACCCCAGGAGAGGGCACTGGAGAATCCGAGAATTTAAGGAAAGTGCCAAAGGATGAGGCTCAGGCGTATGCTACCGAGGCCGGTTTGTTGTTCTTTGAGACTAGCGCCAAGACAGGCGAGGGCATCGCGGAGATATTCACTGAGATCG CCAAAAAGATCCCCATTGAACATATCTTATCTAGCCGCGGACAAGGTGGAGCCAACCGTGGTACCGCGGGACAACGCTCAGACGGTGTGCAACTCGGCCAGGATGTAGCCAAGGGAAAGGACGCATGCAACTGCTAG